A genomic region of Bradyrhizobium sp. ORS 278 contains the following coding sequences:
- a CDS encoding NF038122 family metalloprotease gives MNTLTYDQLGLSSDALLMQDAAAAKNTATAMAAAATPFALPAGAVSAPVLHADGSETVAVHTGGLTFNLTFDAAAAAAPESFRAGVEQAAAILSSAITDQATVNLAIDFAGTGGGAGANVSNGVLASYTQVRTDLQDHAAAGDTVFDNLAATRAVQGHSQVFVSNAQAKVLGLIDPNNTTTEDGFAIFNTDIPNQSLVGVALHELSHALGRVPSPGNLDIFDLFDYTRAGQHLINNNIASGPPAYFSLDGGHTKIADYGQTSDPADFLNTGIQGGHDPLNEFYNPTTSQTLSPIDLVVLETLGYNISTPDTQALLAQIPHAAGVAAPLQTPAQAAAIASAVAAETAASLTKLGDAAGAAQVLANAQADAAAANGAEAGASHDHAASFASYSTDSHNDPMMLAMHLHAISAN, from the coding sequence ATGAACACGCTGACCTATGACCAGCTCGGACTGAGCTCCGACGCCCTGTTGATGCAGGACGCGGCTGCGGCGAAGAACACGGCGACCGCGATGGCTGCGGCCGCAACGCCGTTCGCGCTGCCCGCCGGCGCGGTCTCGGCTCCGGTGCTGCATGCCGACGGCTCCGAAACGGTCGCCGTTCACACCGGCGGTCTCACGTTCAATCTCACCTTCGACGCGGCCGCGGCGGCTGCGCCCGAGAGCTTTCGCGCCGGCGTCGAGCAGGCGGCGGCGATCCTGTCCTCGGCGATCACCGACCAGGCCACCGTCAATCTCGCCATCGACTTTGCCGGCACCGGCGGCGGCGCGGGCGCCAATGTCAGCAACGGCGTGCTCGCCAGCTACACCCAGGTCCGAACCGACCTGCAGGATCACGCGGCGGCCGGCGACACCGTGTTCGACAATCTGGCGGCCACGCGGGCGGTGCAGGGCCATTCCCAGGTGTTCGTCTCCAACGCGCAGGCCAAGGTGCTCGGCCTGATCGATCCGAACAACACGACCACCGAGGATGGATTTGCCATCTTCAACACCGACATTCCGAACCAGTCGCTGGTCGGCGTCGCGCTGCACGAGCTCTCGCATGCGCTGGGGCGCGTACCCTCACCGGGCAATCTCGATATCTTCGATCTGTTCGACTACACCAGGGCGGGTCAGCATCTGATCAACAACAATATCGCCTCCGGTCCTCCCGCCTATTTCTCGCTCGACGGCGGGCACACCAAGATCGCCGATTACGGCCAGACGTCGGACCCGGCCGACTTTCTCAACACCGGCATCCAGGGCGGCCACGATCCGCTGAACGAGTTCTACAATCCGACGACGTCGCAGACGCTGTCGCCGATCGACCTCGTGGTGCTGGAAACGCTCGGCTACAACATCTCGACGCCCGACACCCAGGCGCTGCTCGCGCAGATCCCGCACGCCGCGGGCGTCGCTGCCCCGCTGCAGACGCCGGCCCAGGCTGCGGCAATCGCATCGGCGGTGGCGGCAGAAACCGCCGCGAGCCTCACCAAGCTCGGCGATGCCGCCGGCGCGGCACAGGTGCTGGCGAATGCCCAGGCGGATGCGGCCGCGGCGAACGGCGCCGAGGCCGGCGCGAGCCATGACCACGCGGCGAGCTTTGCGTCCTATTCCACCGATTCCCACAACGATCCGATGATGCTCGCGATGCATCTGCACGCGATTTCCGCGAACTGA
- a CDS encoding glycosyltransferase family 39 protein: MVREFGFSAIAARSDNDPAAWRRPFLRWLDGIRPGWAIPLLLAGFVTVWTIYLCIAYAGAGLHPDVLETWSFGRQFGWGYAKHPPLMGWIAGAWSTVLPATDWSFHLMAMTNAALALWCVDLVTRRFTTGDKRVIVLLLLMLTPAYQFHAQRFNANSVQLATWPLATYCFLRAFESRTMLWSVAAGVTAAITVLGKYYSIFLLMSFALAAAAHPQRRAYFASASPWISTAAGFALLSMHLDWLIVHDAAPIQHALTHAQSDLATSLHDSLSFVLGLLAAMAGAALTWVIVTGPRLRSFGSDMAELNDGLRLLAYIGIGSISLPVANALIMGTDLPSLWALQGLFLFVVVIVCGASYPIERFHTVNITVLTAGIAVVATVVAAPVHALYGNAHGYEEGRTYYRQVANEATRQWRDWTGRPLRHVGGTESLALATAFYSADHPAYGLPPSAASTGVSTASEERGWISLCFRDQPDCIAGAEQAAARAGHAVRREFVVQSRLLGRAGCTRRVVAWMATP; the protein is encoded by the coding sequence ATGGTCCGCGAGTTCGGGTTTTCGGCTATCGCCGCCCGGTCGGACAACGATCCGGCGGCGTGGCGCCGGCCGTTCCTGCGCTGGCTGGACGGCATTCGGCCCGGCTGGGCGATCCCGCTGCTGCTGGCGGGATTCGTCACCGTCTGGACGATCTATCTCTGCATTGCCTATGCCGGCGCCGGGTTGCATCCCGACGTGCTGGAGACCTGGAGCTTCGGCCGGCAGTTCGGCTGGGGGTACGCCAAGCATCCGCCCCTGATGGGCTGGATCGCCGGCGCCTGGTCGACCGTGCTGCCGGCAACCGACTGGTCGTTTCACCTGATGGCCATGACCAACGCCGCGCTGGCGCTGTGGTGCGTCGACTTGGTGACGCGGCGCTTCACGACCGGCGACAAACGAGTCATCGTGCTGCTTCTGCTGATGCTGACGCCGGCCTATCAATTTCACGCACAGCGCTTCAATGCCAACTCGGTGCAGCTGGCAACCTGGCCGCTGGCGACCTACTGCTTCCTGCGCGCCTTCGAGAGCCGGACGATGCTCTGGTCGGTCGCGGCCGGCGTCACCGCCGCGATCACGGTGCTGGGCAAATATTATTCGATCTTCCTTCTGATGAGCTTCGCTCTGGCCGCCGCGGCCCATCCGCAGCGCCGCGCCTACTTCGCGTCCGCCTCACCGTGGATCTCGACCGCCGCTGGCTTCGCCTTGCTGTCGATGCATCTCGACTGGCTCATCGTCCATGACGCTGCGCCCATCCAGCACGCGCTGACGCATGCGCAGTCGGACCTGGCGACGTCGCTGCACGATTCGCTCTCCTTCGTGCTCGGCCTGCTGGCCGCGATGGCGGGAGCGGCGCTGACCTGGGTCATCGTCACCGGACCGCGGCTGAGGAGCTTCGGCTCCGACATGGCCGAACTGAATGACGGTCTGCGACTGCTGGCCTATATCGGCATCGGCAGCATCAGCCTGCCGGTGGCCAACGCGCTGATCATGGGGACCGACCTGCCCTCGCTATGGGCGCTCCAGGGCCTGTTCCTGTTCGTCGTGGTGATCGTGTGCGGCGCGAGCTATCCGATCGAGCGCTTCCACACCGTCAACATCACGGTGCTCACCGCCGGCATCGCCGTCGTGGCGACCGTCGTCGCGGCACCGGTGCATGCGCTCTACGGCAACGCGCATGGCTATGAAGAGGGGCGCACCTACTATCGGCAGGTCGCAAACGAGGCGACGCGGCAATGGCGGGACTGGACCGGGCGACCGCTCCGCCATGTCGGCGGCACGGAAAGCCTCGCACTCGCGACCGCTTTCTACAGCGCAGACCATCCCGCCTACGGACTGCCGCCATCAGCCGCATCCACCGGCGTCAGCACCGCATCTGAGGAACGCGGTTGGATTTCGCTTTGCTTCCGCGACCAGCCGGATTGCATCGCGGGCGCGGAGC
- a CDS encoding TAXI family TRAP transporter solute-binding subunit: MLAAVSLAGGSAQAQQQARPAAGTAKVGDLPDRESLNSGTVTVITAPIGGPMSVMGSDMAAVLDDGENLRVLPILGKGSAQNLVDIIMLKNIDMGFVATDALEFVKTEYNIPDIAQRVRYIAKLFHNDVHIIARREIRSLEDLNGKRVFAERSIGLPAANTIFRRLGIRADIDSVTDPTGGLQKLIDGQGDAWIASVSKDAPIIKGIKNEGGRLHLLPVPYDRVLQDIYLPTTFSSEEYPNLVPAGTKVDAVAASTVLMVYNWPENSERYRRTARFVDALFGKIQVLQSPPRHPKWRDTVLSAPVQGMIRFKAAQDWLDGARAVQSPASDGNPAEFRKFLDERKAQARMSPDEAARLYSDFLKWQRSKEAR; the protein is encoded by the coding sequence ATGCTGGCGGCCGTGTCACTGGCCGGCGGCAGTGCCCAAGCCCAGCAGCAGGCGCGTCCAGCCGCCGGCACCGCCAAGGTCGGCGATCTGCCGGACCGCGAATCGCTGAACTCCGGCACCGTGACCGTCATCACGGCGCCGATCGGCGGCCCGATGTCGGTGATGGGCTCCGACATGGCCGCGGTGCTCGACGACGGCGAGAACCTGCGCGTGCTGCCGATCCTTGGCAAGGGCTCGGCGCAGAACCTCGTCGACATCATCATGTTGAAGAACATCGACATGGGCTTCGTCGCGACCGACGCGCTGGAATTCGTCAAGACGGAATACAACATTCCGGACATTGCCCAGCGCGTGCGCTACATCGCGAAGCTGTTCCACAACGACGTTCACATCATCGCGCGGCGCGAGATCCGCTCGCTCGAGGATCTCAACGGCAAGCGCGTGTTCGCCGAGCGGTCGATCGGCCTGCCGGCCGCGAACACGATTTTCCGCAGGCTGGGCATTCGCGCCGATATCGATTCGGTGACCGATCCGACCGGGGGCCTGCAGAAGCTGATCGATGGCCAGGGCGATGCCTGGATCGCCTCGGTGTCGAAGGATGCGCCGATCATCAAGGGCATCAAGAACGAGGGCGGCCGGCTGCATCTCCTGCCGGTCCCGTATGACCGCGTGCTGCAGGACATCTATCTGCCGACGACATTCTCGTCGGAGGAATATCCCAACCTGGTGCCGGCGGGCACCAAGGTGGACGCGGTCGCGGCTTCCACGGTGCTGATGGTCTACAACTGGCCGGAGAACAGCGAGCGCTATCGCCGCACGGCGCGGTTCGTCGACGCGCTGTTCGGCAAGATCCAGGTGCTGCAGTCGCCGCCGCGGCATCCGAAATGGCGCGACACCGTGCTGTCGGCGCCGGTGCAGGGCATGATCCGCTTCAAGGCGGCGCAGGATTGGCTCGACGGCGCGCGGGCGGTGCAATCGCCGGCTTCCGACGGCAATCCGGCCGAATTCCGCAAATTCCTCGACGAGCGCAAGGCGCAGGCGCGAATGTCGCCGGACGAGGCGGCCCGGCTCTACAGCGACTTCCTGAAATGGCAGCGGAGCAAGGAAGCGCGCTGA
- a CDS encoding aldo/keto reductase, which yields MKHRQLGRSGLNVPPLCFGCNVFGWTVDETASFRLLDKVEDAGLVFLDTADVYSRWVPGHTGGESETIIGKWMKQRGNRDKIILATKVGMDMGDGKVGLKADYIARAVEDSLRRLQTDVIDLYQSHKDDEATPQEETLAAYDKLIKAGKVRVIGASNFSAERLQAALDIAKANSLPRYESLQPDYSLAERSVYEGALQRVCEQNQVGVITFFSLAAGFLTGKYRSEADYGKSPRGQRGIPKYMNERGMRILAALDEVAEATGAQLASIALAWLLAKPSVTAPIASATKPEHVDTLVAATQLTLTPDQVARLDAASA from the coding sequence ATGAAGCATCGTCAGCTCGGCCGTTCCGGCCTGAATGTTCCGCCCCTCTGCTTCGGCTGCAACGTGTTCGGCTGGACGGTGGACGAGACGGCCTCGTTCCGCCTACTCGACAAGGTGGAGGACGCCGGCCTCGTTTTCCTCGACACCGCCGACGTCTATTCGCGCTGGGTGCCCGGTCACACCGGCGGCGAGTCCGAGACCATCATCGGCAAATGGATGAAGCAGCGCGGTAACCGGGACAAGATCATCCTGGCCACCAAGGTCGGCATGGACATGGGCGACGGCAAGGTCGGGCTGAAAGCCGATTACATCGCGCGCGCGGTCGAGGACAGCTTGCGCCGGCTGCAGACCGACGTGATCGATCTCTACCAATCGCACAAGGACGACGAGGCGACGCCGCAGGAGGAGACGCTCGCCGCGTATGACAAGCTCATCAAGGCCGGCAAGGTGCGCGTGATCGGCGCCTCGAACTTCTCCGCCGAACGGCTGCAGGCCGCGCTCGACATCGCCAAGGCCAACAGCCTGCCGCGCTATGAGAGCCTGCAGCCGGACTACAGCCTGGCCGAGCGTTCGGTCTATGAAGGTGCGCTGCAGCGCGTCTGCGAGCAGAACCAAGTCGGCGTCATCACCTTCTTCTCACTCGCCGCCGGCTTCCTCACCGGCAAGTACCGCTCCGAGGCGGATTACGGCAAGAGCCCGCGCGGCCAGCGCGGCATTCCGAAATACATGAACGAACGCGGCATGCGCATTCTTGCGGCTCTGGACGAGGTGGCGGAGGCAACCGGCGCGCAACTGGCCTCGATCGCGCTGGCCTGGCTGCTCGCCAAGCCCTCGGTGACGGCGCCGATCGCGAGCGCGACCAAGCCGGAGCATGTCGATACCCTGGTGGCGGCGACGCAGCTGACGCTGACGCCCGATCAGGTTGCGCGGCTCGACGCCGCAAGCGCTTGA